In Ochotona princeps isolate mOchPri1 chromosome 21, mOchPri1.hap1, whole genome shotgun sequence, a single genomic region encodes these proteins:
- the IL5RA gene encoding interleukin-5 receptor subunit alpha isoform X3, with the protein MACTQDLTLAAMAPALLILLGTVAVSQADALPDETLLLLPPVNFTIQAAGLAQVLLRWQPPPDGAGANLDLEYHVRMHTPQEDEYETRSTESRQATPLHRGVSASVRTILRRDSHSLLAASRWVSARLEAPPGTPGTAAVNLTCTTNTAVGNDTPSASYWVSLRCAWLVGEAAPQDTQYFLYYRFGSQTEECWKYSRDALQRNIACWFPKTAIRSKRPDPLAVYVNGSSKFMAIQPFDQLFALHAIDQVNPPQNVSTEVAGLEGTRVSIQWEKPVSAFPAHCFHYQVKINNTRRGSAQTEHSTTNGFTSVIDNSSRYCVEVRATVSAACRAASLWSAWSPPSCVDVTCGPGCSHQCQHQAEALATWRP; encoded by the exons GATCTCACCCTGGCCGCCATGGCACCTGCCTTGCTGATTCTTCTGGGGACGGTGGCCGTGTCACAAGCAGATGCACTTCCTGATGAAACAC TCCTACTTCTGCCACCGGTCAATTTCACCATTCAAGCCGCCGGGCTGGCGCAAGTCCTGCTGCGGTGGCAACCGCCTCCTGATGGAGCTGGAGCCAACCTTGACCTGGAGTACCACGTGCGGATGCACACCCCACAGGAGGACGAG TACGAAACCAGGAGCACTGAGAGCAGGCAGGCCACCCCCCTACACCGCGGCGTGTCGGCCAGCGTGCGGACCATCTTACGGCGAGACAGCCACTCCCTCCTCGCCGCCAGCCGCTGGGTTTCTGCCAGACTGGAGGCTCCTCCAG GGACTCCAGGAACAGCGGCTGTGAACTTGACCTGCACCACCAACACCGCCGTTGGTAACGACACGCCCTCAGCATCATACTGGGTTTCTCTTCGCTGTGCCTGGCTTGTGGGCGAGGCAGCCCCCCAGGACACGCAGTATTTCCTCTACTACAG GTTCGGCTCCCAGACAGAGGAGTGTTGGAAGTACAGCAGAGACGCGCTGCAGAGAAACATCGCCTGCTGGTTCCCCAAGACGGCCATCCGCAGCAAGAGGCCCGACCCGTTGGCCGTGTACGTCAACGGCTCGAGCAAGTTCATGGCCATCCAGCCCTTCGACCAGCTGTTTGCTCTGCACGCCATAG ACCAGGTAAACCCTCCGCAGAACGTCAGCACTGAGGTGGCGGGACTGGAAGGAACGCGCGTCTCCATCCAGTGGGAGAAGCCCGTGTCCGCCTTCCCTGCGCACTGCTTCCATTACCAAGTGAAGATAAACAACACGCGGAGGGGCTCCGCCCAG ACAGAGCACAGTACAACCAATGGCTTCACCTCCGTGATTGACAACAGCTCCAGGTACTGCGTGGAAGTGAGAGCCACAGTGAGCGCCGCGTGCCGGGCAGCCAGCCTCTGGAGTGCCTGGAGCCCGCCCTCCTGCGTGG